Within Flagellimonas maritima, the genomic segment CAAAAAAATTGAAAGTATATATGGAATTTTGCTCCAAACGTCAGTAGAAACTTGCCTTTTATTTTCCTCATCTGCTATTAGGACAATACCGTCCCATCGCTTTAAAAATTCTTTTTTAGAAAATTTATCGTTGGTATTGGAAAGTAAACTTCCACTCTTCAGTTTTTTTATATGGGCGAAATGTTTAATTCCTTCATTATTTTTTAAGAAAGCAATAAAATTATCAGGTAAAATCTCCAATTGCCCCGGTTCCACTTTGGCAGCTACGTTATCAATTTTAAGAAAATTCAGCGTTTCTGATACTGCGTATAATGAAGGTGTGTCTGGATGACTAAAGAGTTGAAGTTTTAACTCATTGGGTGAAACATAAATGTCAACAGCCTTAAAATAGCTGAGCAATGTATTGTAGAGTATTAAATCCATCGGTAAGAGGCTTTTTGATTGAAGATAATTAATTAACAAGTAATTTATTACTTAAATATGCAAGAAAATTAAAATCCGTAAATAGATTAATACTTTATGCGCAATTATTTTCCTCTTGCTATTGCACAGCTGACTAGATGAACTGTAGATCAAGAAACCCTGAGGAAATGATAAAACTACAAAGAATGACCAGTAGAGGTTATGACAGGAACATCACTTAAAAAGCCTCTGCAATGTTCAGGTAAATATTATTGGAGTCATCCCCGAACCCCCAATCCAATCGGATATTGAGATTTTCTTTTTTATCCAACAAAAAGCGTAGGCCCAATCCAAAATTGGGTCTTATATTCTTGAAATTGAAGTCCCCAAGATTTCTATAAACGTCACCGCCACCAACAAAGGCTACCATACCGTATCTTGAGTCACCAAACGTCTTTCGATATTCCAATTGTCCCGCAAGGAGGTTTCGTTCAACATACCTTCCTTCTCGGTAACCCCTTAGAATTTCGTCACTACCGAAAAGGGCGAGCTCGGAAAACGGGACATCACCATGGGAGAAATGCCCTATCAACTGAAATGCCAAAACATCGTTTTTCTTTCTAAAAGGTTTTAAATAATGCCTTAAATCGAATCTGGTGAGTTCAAATTTGTGGGTGCCACCCAGAATTTTGCCATAAAAACCATGGGTAAACTCCATATACCAACCCCTTTCTGCATTCAAAATATTATTTCTATTATCATATAGAACGGCAAGCTCCGCACCAGCAGAAGTAGACCCGTTATAACCTGTCGGCTGGTCGGTTTCCAATATACCCTCTTCTATAGTATCAACGTTAAAAACATGATTGTACCGAATCCCGGCACCAACAAAGAGATAACGAAATGTTTGCTTTAAAAAAATGGGTTCGACAAGAGCTTGATAATAATTGTATTCTTCCTCAACATCCTTTGGCGTATCACGACCGATACCATAGAATAATCTGGGATAATTTTGAAAACGAAGGTTGCCCTCAATGACCCAACTTTCTTGATTGGTGAATATTTCGAACCCCGAGTATACGATAAACTGATTGTTCAACGTGTACTGCAATGTTACGGGCATATTGGAGGTTCTCGTCTCGTCCCCACTTCCCCTAAATTTAAAAAGGTATTTGGCACCAATGCCCATACCTAAACTTGTTTCTGGCGAAAAGCTAATAACGGGTGCTGCCACCAATTTGGCCATGTACAATGTACTGTCCTCTAA encodes:
- a CDS encoding BamA/TamA family outer membrane protein, whose amino-acid sequence is MFNPRVSCFIIRPLLIVLLFFSNNRLLGQDFKDFKEIFTFYPNKKAALEDSTLYMAKLVAAPVISFSPETSLGMGIGAKYLFKFRGSGDETRTSNMPVTLQYTLNNQFIVYSGFEIFTNQESWVIEGNLRFQNYPRLFYGIGRDTPKDVEEEYNYYQALVEPIFLKQTFRYLFVGAGIRYNHVFNVDTIEEGILETDQPTGYNGSTSAGAELAVLYDNRNNILNAERGWYMEFTHGFYGKILGGTHKFELTRFDLRHYLKPFRKKNDVLAFQLIGHFSHGDVPFSELALFGSDEILRGYREGRYVERNLLAGQLEYRKTFGDSRYGMVAFVGGGDVYRNLGDFNFKNIRPNFGLGLRFLLDKKENLNIRLDWGFGDDSNNIYLNIAEAF